From a region of the Dictyostelium discoideum AX4 chromosome 2 chromosome, whole genome shotgun sequence genome:
- a CDS encoding ankyrin repeat-containing protein, which yields MDTFHTLIFDSYQQFDTFLKRYVEINQPISIDFNIISNLIINNIIIKIKQQQENNNNNNNNNNYNNNNDDNNLLNSFGLSSYIEFLTCLLFFSGDTQLSLKIIKENCEFLKELLEIGDLNHGIPFAIAFSNNCKEILEQLLQSTNISSKELLFDNGDNNNNKYSLIMTAALYGNLNSLDYLIEITEKNCLGFRNSNGDTPLHFAAMNGDCAMIERLTYHYGEDLLVSNNNGFNVFTCAAFHNQYECIQFLCTLIDNKKYTTTATTTTYKKKKEILEHKNKDGETCLFIAAKLGFDKSVKVLLDNGAEINTLNKKLQSPLDFVKKMITQFNSNSNNDISSDLQLQIKLQTLKSKLSQMTYISQLLPTQFRDQTLFAYPNFKNVIRSLKSFTTVQQLFQNETLKKEKEIEKNLQELLLNEKKLKLKNNKQKQKQHQQQQKHDSTKKKTTTEIINQNKEQLKNNNNSDEFENQINNNLLNIKMDSSTTSSTTTTTNTNTNTNTNTNTNTNTNTNTNTNTNTNTNTNTNTNTNTTTTKEPINHIIKEKIESKDETLFKTTNVDTTPIINPSMVESQPQPQQPQQQQQRQQIEKNKNNFQKSYKEEYTELANIYLDQSLKYKELVIRLNEIENYFSKFNESLYDKNRKAEALGLGVAEILGMGLEYLSASQLQILEGIHKDSMDEIIKYKNKLGDK from the coding sequence ATGGATACATTTCAcactttaatatttgattcaTACCAACAATTTGATACATTCTTAAAGAGATATGTAGAAATTAACCAACCCATTTCAAtagattttaatataatttcaaatttaataataaataatataataattaaaataaaacaacaacaagaaaataataataataataataataataataattataataataataatgatgataataatttattaaattcctTTGGATTATCAAGTTATATAGAATTTTTAacatgtttattattttttagtgGTGATAcacaattatcattaaaaattataaaagagAATTgcgaatttttaaaagaattattagaaattGGTGATTTGAATCATGGTATACCATTTGCTATtgcattttcaaataattgtaaagAGATATTAGAACAACTTTTACAAAGTACAAATATCTCATCAaaggaattattatttgataatggtgataataataataataaatatagttTAATAATGACAGCAGCATTatatggtaatttaaattcattggattatttaattgaaatcaCGGAAAAGAATTGTTTAGGTTTTCGTAATTCAAATGGTGATACACCATTACATTTCGCGGCAATGAATGGTGATTGTGCAATGATTGAACGTTTAACATATCATTATGGTGAAGATTTATtagtttcaaataataatggtttcaATGTTTTCACTTGCGCTGCTTTTCATAATCAATATGAATGTATTCAATTTCTATGtacattaattgataataaaaagtatACCACTActgccaccaccaccacatataaaaagaaaaaagagatATTAGAACATAAGAATAAAGATGGTGAAACTTGTTTATTCATTGCTGCAAAATTAGGTTTCGATAAATCTGTAAAAGTATTATTAGATAATGGTGCTGAAATTAatacattaaataaaaaattacaatcacCATTAGATTTTGTTAAGAAAATGATAACTCAATttaatagcaatagcaataatgATATATCATCTGatttacaattacaaataaaattacaaacattaaaatcaaaattatcacaAATGACATATATTTCACAATTATTACCAACACAATTTAGAGATCAAACTTTATTTGCAtatccaaattttaaaaatgttattagatcattaaaatcttttacAACTGTTCaacaattatttcaaaatgaaactttaaaaaaagaaaaagaaattgaaaaaaatttacaggaattattattaaatgaaaagaaattaaaattaaaaaataataaacaaaaacaaaaacagcatcaacaacaacaaaaacatgattcaacaaagaaaaaaactacaactgaaattataaatcaaaataaagaacaacttaaaaataataataatagtgacgagtttgaaaatcaaattaataataatttattaaatataaagatGGATTCATCTACTACTTCATctacaaccaccaccaccaacaccaacaccaacaccaacaccaacaccaacaccaacaccaacaccaacaccaacaccaacaccaacaccaacaccaacaccaacaccaacaccaacaccaacaccaacaccactaCCACAAAAGAACCTATAAATCATattatcaaagaaaaaatagAATCAAAAGATGAAACTCTctttaaaacaacaaatgtAGATACAACTCCAATAATAAACCCATCAATGGTTGAATCACAAcctcaaccacaacaaccacaacaacaacagcaaagacaacaaattgaaaaaaataaaaataattttcaaaaatcatATAAAGAAGAGTATACAGAGTTGGCAAATATTTACTTGGATCAATCActaaaatataaagaattGGTAATAAGAttgaatgaaattgaaaattatttttcaaaatttaatgaatcacTCTATGATAAGAATAGGAAAGCAGAAGCGTTAGGTTTAGGAGTTGCTGAAATACTTGGCATGGGTTTGGAGTATCTCAGTGCCAgtcaattacaaattttagAAGGAATTCATAAAGATTCAATGgatgaaattattaagtataaaaataaacttggtgataaataa
- the srp19 gene encoding signal recognition particle 19 kDa subunit, with product MTSAQPKAVDVSTIPGFKKWYIVYPNHINSELTKEKGRKVSKEHGVKNPTLPEIAEATAQLGLPCIIETSKGYPKEFFLRGRLRINFFCDGTTMPRNPHIPNKTVLLVKIAERIKLINPNRPEPFNPISMLAPIQAVSQKEKKPAPQPTTTTTTTTTPSSSSSSSSKGGKKKKNVNVI from the exons atgacAAGTGCACAACCAAAAGCAGTTGATGTTTCAACTATACctggatttaaaaaatggtatATTGTATATCCAAACCATATAAATAGTGAACttacaaaagaaaaaggtaGAAAGGTATCAAAAGAGCATGGTGTCAAAAACCCAACATTACCAGAAATAGCAGAAGCAACAGCTCAATTGGGTTTACCTTGTATTATTGAAACGTCTAAAGGTTATCCAAAAGAATTCTTTTTAAGAGGTAGACTTAGAATTAACTTTTTCTGTGATGGTACAACAATGCCAAGAAATCCTCATATTCCAAATa aaactgtATTATTAGTTAAAATAGcagaaagaattaaattaataaatccaaATAGACCAGAACCATTTAATCCAATATCAATGTTAGCACCAATTCAAGCAGTTTCacaaaaagagaaaaaaccAGCACCACaaccaactacaactacaactacaacaactacaccatcatcatcatcttcttcttcttctaaaggtggaaagaaaaagaagaatgtgaatgtaatttaa
- the alyB gene encoding hypothetical protein, producing MRISFFLLILAVIIGYAYGYSCPKPCYGNMCCSTSPGNKYYLTDFCGSTSACGPVPSCSGALYFTADSQRFGCGKHLNLCRGSKCVKAQIYDAGPAMWVEQDAGMMIIDASPTICHVLTGGSSCGWSDKFEITATVTSLTDSRPLGPFNVTEEEKAQLFIDHEIAMAQCEAEKTCNGFDLE from the exons atgagaatttctttctttttactTATTTTAGCTGTTATCATCGGATACGCTTATGGTTACAGTTGTC CAAAACCATGTTATGGTAACATGTGTTGTTCAACCTCACCAGGtaacaaatattatttaactGATTTCTGTGGaag cACAAGCGCTTGTGGTCCAgtt CCATCATGCAGTGGTGCTCTCTATTTCACAGCTG ATAGTCAACGTTTTGGTTGTGGTAAACATTTAAATCTTTGCAGAGGTAGCAAATGTGTTAAAGCTCAAATTTATGATGCTGGt cCAGCTATGTGGGTTGAACAAGATG ctGGTATGATGATTATTGATGCATCACCAACTATTTGTCACGTTCTCACTGGTGGATCATCATGTGGTTGGagtgataaatttgaaattactgCCACTGTTACTTCTCTCACTGATTCAAGACCACTCGGTCCATTCAATGTTactgaagaagaaaaagctCAACTTTTCATTGACCACGAAATTGCTATGGCTCAATGTGAAGCTGAAAAGACCTGTAATGGTTTTGATCTCGAATAA